The region CACATGCAGGTTTTTCTTGCCGGTGTCGCGCGCAATGTCAGCAAACTGTTGCGATTGATGATCTTCCAGGCCAAAGGCTTTGATCATCCGGATGCTGGTAAGGCTCTCCTGTGTTTGATCGTTCAGGCTGGAGAAGGCCGCCTGGGCCACTTTAAAGCGCTGATGCAGGCGCGAACCATCTTTCTGAATGGCAATCGCCATCAGCGGCATCGGGATCAGCGCCAGCAGCGTCAGTTCCCAGCTGATTTGCACGCTCATCACCACCAGCACCACTAAGCCCATGACCAGCGAATCCACCAGCGTCAGGACGCCCTCACCGGCGGCAAATACCACGCGATCCACGTCATTGGTGGCGCGCGCAATCAAATCGCCCGTGCGATGGCGTAAATAGAACGCAGGATGCTGGCGACTCAATTGGCGATAGAAATCTTCCCGTAATTCAACTGCGAGCTGGTAAGACGCGCCAAACAGCAGCACACGCCAGACATAACGCAGCAGATAGACGATCACCGCTGTTACCAGCATCACGCCAATCCACATAAAAAGTTTGCCGCTGCTTAAGGTGTGTTGCGTTACGCCATCAACAATCACGCCGACCACATGCGGCGGCAGCAGTTGCAATAACGCAATCACAATCAGCAAGCTGACGGCACCCAGATATCGCCGCCACTCGCGCAGGAAATACCAACTTAATTGGCTGAATAATCGCACAAGACGCTCTCTTTCTGTGCCCGTTCAGGGCGCTACCGGCAACGCGGTGGTGTATTTAATCTCTTCCATGGCGAAACTGGAGGTCACATCAATCAGGCCTGGCACGCCATTCACCAGACGTTTATAAAATGCGTCGTAACTTTTCATATCGGCCACCTGGATGCGCAGCAGATAATCGTACTCACCGGCCATGCGATAGAATGCCATCACTTCAGGCATCTGCTGCACCACGGCAACAAATTGCTGAAACCAGTCGCTGCTGTGCTGTTGTGTTTTGACAAACATGAAAGCGGTGAGAGAAAGACCCATCTTCTCCCCATCCAGCAACGCCACGCGCGCACGAATAATGCCATCATCTTCCAGCTTTTTCAGGCGTTTCCAGCACGGCGTGGTGGTGAGATTCACCGCATCCGCCAGGGCTTGCAGCGATAATGTGCAATCCTGTTGCAGTATCGCCAACAAAGTGCGGTCAGTTTTATCTAGCATTCGGCGCTCCGGGAGAAAAATTTTCTCTTATTCGGGCATTATACCCGGATTAAAGCAATCTTATTTTCCTGCCAGTGCCTTACACTGTGCACAATAATGAATACGGATTCGTCACATGCAAACGCCCTGGGTTCGCCACGCCATCAATGAAATTAACGCCGATTTTCAACGCTCTGCGGATACGCATCTTATTCGCTTTGCGCTGGAGGATTTTCCTGGCATTCGCTTCTATCTCAAAGATGAAAGCACCCATCCGAGTGGTAGCCTGAAGCATCGCCTGGCGCGGTCGCTGTTCCTGTATGGTTTGGCCAATGGCTGGATCCGCGAGAATACGCCGATTATTGAAGCGTCATCCGGTAGCACGGCAGTGTCAGAAGCCTATTTCGCACGTTTGCTGGGTCTGCCTTTCATTGCGGTGATGCCCGCCAGCACCGCGAAACGCAAGATCGAAATGATCCGTTTTTATGGCGGCGAGTGCCATTTTGTCGCTGACCCTTGTCAGCTTTACAGCGAATCAGAGCGGCTGGCGCGTGAGCTCAACGGTCATTTTATGGATCAGTTCACCTATGCCGAGCGCGCCACCGACTGGCGCGGCAACAACAATATCGCTGAAAGTATTTTCCGTCAGATGGCGCATGAGCCTTTCCCGGTGCCGCACACCTTAATTATGAGTGCCGGCACCGGCGGAACCTCCGCCACACTGGGTCGCTATATCCGTTATCAGGGACACGATACGCGTTTGTTGGTGGTGGATCCGCAACACTCCGTGTTCTTTGATTTTTGGCATAGCCGCGACAGTGCGCTGCGCAACGATCGTGGCAGCATGATTGAGGGTATTGGACGCCCGCGCGTAGAGCCGTCATTTTTACCCGATGTGATCGACGAAATGATCAAAGTGCCGGATGGCGCAACGGTGGCTGCGATGCTGTATCTGGAGAAGATACTGGGCCGTCGCCCCGGCGCTTCAACCGGCACCAATTTCTGGGGCATGTTACAGGTGGCGAAACGCATGCGGGAACATGGCGAACAAGGTTCGCTGGTGACGCTGTTGTGCGACAGCGGTGAGCGTTATCCGGATACCTATTACAACCCTGAGTGGGTCGCGCAGAATATCGGGGATATTCAGCCGTGGCTGCGTGAGCTGCAATAAAAAACCGGACATCCTGTCCGGTTCACTGTAAGCCTCAGCATTCGGGGGAATAATCGAGGTGTGGTGTGGTCATCCAGTGATTTAAGTAATGAGACACCGCCTGTGTCTCGCAATGTCCAATAATCGGTAAATGCGGCAGCGACGATTTCAATTGATGCATGGCATTGCCCATGATGAACC is a window of Pantoea rwandensis DNA encoding:
- a CDS encoding Lrp/AsnC family transcriptional regulator, whose protein sequence is MLDKTDRTLLAILQQDCTLSLQALADAVNLTTTPCWKRLKKLEDDGIIRARVALLDGEKMGLSLTAFMFVKTQQHSSDWFQQFVAVVQQMPEVMAFYRMAGEYDYLLRIQVADMKSYDAFYKRLVNGVPGLIDVTSSFAMEEIKYTTALPVAP
- a CDS encoding PLP-dependent cysteine synthase family protein; translated protein: MQTPWVRHAINEINADFQRSADTHLIRFALEDFPGIRFYLKDESTHPSGSLKHRLARSLFLYGLANGWIRENTPIIEASSGSTAVSEAYFARLLGLPFIAVMPASTAKRKIEMIRFYGGECHFVADPCQLYSESERLARELNGHFMDQFTYAERATDWRGNNNIAESIFRQMAHEPFPVPHTLIMSAGTGGTSATLGRYIRYQGHDTRLLVVDPQHSVFFDFWHSRDSALRNDRGSMIEGIGRPRVEPSFLPDVIDEMIKVPDGATVAAMLYLEKILGRRPGASTGTNFWGMLQVAKRMREHGEQGSLVTLLCDSGERYPDTYYNPEWVAQNIGDIQPWLRELQ